A genomic segment from Streptomyces antibioticus encodes:
- the serC gene encoding phosphoserine transaminase, whose amino-acid sequence MAEIQIPADIKPADGRFGAGPSKVRTEALDALAATGTSLLGTSHRQAPVKNLVGQVREGISELFSLPEGYEVILGNGGSTAFWDVATHGLIENKSQHLTFGEFSSKFAKAAKLAPWLAEPTVVSSDPGTHPEPRAEEGVDVYAFTHNETSTGVAAPLKRVAGADSGSLVLVDATSGAGGLPVDIAETDVYYFAPQKSFASDGGLWIGVFSPAAIERAERIHASGRHIPEFFSLPTAIDNSRKNQTYNTPALATLFLLNQQLEWINGQGGLAWSTARTKDSSSRLYTWAEESKHATPFVTDPAKRSQVIGTIDFADEIDAAAIAKVLRANGIVDTEPYRKLGRNQLRVAMFPAIDPADVEALTRCIDFVIEKL is encoded by the coding sequence GTGGCTGAGATCCAGATTCCCGCTGACATCAAGCCCGCCGACGGTCGATTCGGCGCGGGCCCCTCCAAGGTGCGGACGGAAGCGCTGGACGCGCTGGCCGCGACCGGCACATCCCTCCTCGGCACGTCCCACCGCCAGGCGCCCGTCAAGAACCTGGTCGGCCAGGTGCGCGAGGGCATCTCCGAGCTGTTCTCCCTCCCCGAGGGCTACGAGGTGATCCTCGGCAACGGCGGCTCCACCGCGTTCTGGGACGTGGCGACCCACGGCCTGATCGAGAACAAGTCGCAGCACCTCACCTTCGGTGAGTTCAGCTCGAAGTTCGCCAAGGCCGCCAAGCTCGCACCCTGGCTGGCCGAGCCCACCGTCGTCTCCTCCGACCCCGGCACGCACCCGGAGCCGCGGGCCGAGGAGGGCGTGGACGTCTACGCCTTCACCCACAACGAGACGTCCACGGGCGTCGCGGCCCCCCTGAAGCGGGTCGCGGGCGCGGACTCCGGCTCCCTGGTCCTGGTGGACGCCACCTCCGGCGCGGGCGGCCTCCCGGTCGACATCGCCGAGACGGACGTCTACTACTTCGCCCCGCAGAAGTCCTTCGCCTCCGACGGCGGCCTGTGGATCGGCGTGTTCTCCCCGGCCGCGATCGAGCGCGCCGAGCGGATCCACGCGTCCGGCCGCCACATCCCGGAGTTCTTCTCGCTCCCGACGGCGATCGACAACTCCCGCAAGAACCAGACGTACAACACCCCGGCGCTGGCCACGCTGTTCCTGCTGAACCAGCAGTTGGAGTGGATCAACGGCCAGGGCGGCCTCGCCTGGTCCACGGCCCGCACGAAGGACTCCTCCTCGCGGCTCTACACCTGGGCCGAGGAGTCCAAGCACGCGACCCCGTTCGTCACGGACCCGGCCAAGCGGTCCCAGGTCATCGGCACGATCGACTTCGCCGACGAGATCGACGCGGCCGCGATCGCCAAGGTGCTGCGCGCCAACGGCATCGTCGACACCGAGCCCTACCGCAAGCTCGGCCGCAACCAGCTCCGCGTCGCGATGTTCCCGGCGATCGACCCGGCCGACGTCGAGGCCCTCACGCGGTGCATCGACTTCGTGATCGAGAAGCTGTAA
- a CDS encoding ATP-binding protein, which produces MPTTKTFLIPQRRQHVSTARQNVREALAGWGIADELTDDVVLSAGELVANAVTHGRVSHAQVRVTLTVQGPYLFLEVHDPDRDRLPKPRACDPDAESGRGLALVGRLAHGWGHAQQRFTKCVWARFLLPEGPRVPADL; this is translated from the coding sequence GTGCCAACGACCAAGACCTTCCTCATCCCCCAGCGCAGGCAACACGTGTCAACAGCCCGGCAGAACGTGCGCGAGGCCCTGGCCGGCTGGGGGATCGCCGATGAACTCACCGACGACGTGGTCCTCTCGGCCGGCGAACTCGTGGCCAACGCCGTGACCCACGGCCGGGTGTCCCACGCCCAGGTCAGGGTCACACTCACCGTGCAGGGGCCGTATCTCTTCCTGGAGGTCCACGACCCCGACCGGGACCGGCTCCCGAAGCCGCGGGCCTGCGACCCGGACGCCGAGAGCGGACGCGGCCTCGCGCTCGTCGGGCGGTTGGCCCACGGCTGGGGACACGCACAGCAGCGGTTCACGAAGTGCGTGTGGGCGCGCTTCCTGCTCCCGGAGGGGCCGCGTGTTCCGGCGGATCTATGA
- a CDS encoding DUF397 domain-containing protein: MTELVGPFRKSSYSQPETNCVEVAPTVGDGRAVRDSKQTDGPLLTVSRDGWRDFIAQF; the protein is encoded by the coding sequence ATGACTGAGCTCGTGGGCCCTTTCCGGAAGTCGTCGTACTCCCAACCGGAGACCAACTGCGTCGAGGTGGCCCCCACCGTTGGCGACGGCCGCGCCGTCCGCGACAGCAAGCAGACCGACGGTCCCCTCCTCACCGTCTCCCGCGACGGCTGGCGGGACTTCATCGCGCAGTTCTGA
- a CDS encoding helix-turn-helix domain-containing protein: MPAGGRPTVRSRRLGTALRQYRQAAKLDQPQAAEVIASSQARISRVESGQATPRVIEVRLLLDAYGVTDEEVRDKLEDLAKHSKNRGWWLEHAEHLRPDYADHIALEDDATYIREWQPVMVPGLLQTPEYAEAAISGGPHYIEPERVTHLVKVRMARQAKIAEGGASYTAILWESVVTHPLLGVEIHRNQLSAILEAGKRKNVTVQVLPFSAGVLPGYSCAFYSFSFDKEPTVEAVAMDNLRGASVLEGPEDLAAYANAYDLLRSSALAPDASAKLIRGILRSLKEDTS, translated from the coding sequence ATGCCCGCAGGTGGACGACCGACTGTGCGCAGCAGGCGCCTGGGTACGGCGCTTCGGCAATACCGTCAGGCGGCCAAGCTGGACCAACCGCAGGCCGCCGAGGTCATCGCATCAAGTCAGGCTCGGATCAGTCGTGTTGAGAGCGGGCAGGCGACGCCGCGCGTCATCGAGGTGCGGCTGCTGTTGGATGCGTACGGCGTCACCGACGAGGAAGTCCGCGACAAGCTGGAGGACTTGGCCAAGCACTCGAAGAACCGGGGCTGGTGGCTGGAGCACGCGGAGCACTTGAGGCCGGACTACGCCGACCACATCGCGCTGGAAGACGACGCGACCTACATCCGTGAGTGGCAGCCAGTCATGGTGCCGGGCCTGTTGCAGACCCCGGAGTACGCGGAGGCGGCCATCTCCGGCGGCCCCCACTATATCGAGCCCGAACGGGTCACCCACCTGGTCAAGGTCCGGATGGCGCGGCAGGCGAAGATTGCCGAGGGCGGAGCGTCGTACACCGCGATCCTCTGGGAGTCGGTCGTCACCCACCCGCTGCTTGGTGTCGAGATTCATCGCAACCAGCTCTCCGCGATTCTCGAGGCCGGCAAGCGGAAGAACGTCACGGTGCAGGTGCTGCCGTTCAGCGCGGGCGTATTGCCCGGCTATTCCTGCGCCTTCTACTCCTTCAGCTTCGACAAGGAACCGACCGTCGAGGCGGTCGCCATGGACAATCTGCGCGGCGCGTCCGTCCTTGAAGGGCCTGAGGACCTCGCCGCTTACGCCAATGCGTACGACCTACTACGATCGTCGGCATTGGCGCCGGACGCGAGCGCGAAGCTCATCCGGGGCATACTCCGGAGTCTGAAGGAAGACACATCGTGA
- a CDS encoding DUF397 domain-containing protein — protein MTEVVSPFWKSSYSGQENACVEVADTAPGGRAVRDSKQTDGPLLSVSREGWRAFIGQF, from the coding sequence GTGACCGAGGTCGTAAGCCCGTTCTGGAAGTCGTCCTATTCGGGGCAGGAGAACGCCTGCGTCGAGGTCGCCGACACCGCCCCCGGCGGCCGAGCCGTCCGCGACAGCAAGCAGACCGACGGCCCTCTCCTCTCCGTGTCCCGTGAGGGGTGGCGGGCTTTCATCGGGCAGTTCTGA
- a CDS encoding DUF397 domain-containing protein yields MTELVGPFRKSSYSQAESNCVEVADTSPDGRAVRDSKQTDGPLLSVSREGWRAFIGQF; encoded by the coding sequence ATGACTGAACTCGTGGGCCCCTTCCGGAAGTCGTCGTACTCGCAGGCGGAGAGCAACTGCGTCGAGGTCGCCGACACGTCACCCGACGGCCGCGCCGTCCGCGACAGCAAGCAGACCGACGGCCCTCTCCTCTCCGTGTCCCGTGAGGGTTGGCGGGCTTTCATCGGGCAGTTCTGA
- a CDS encoding GDSL-type esterase/lipase family protein: MLRFMPVGDSMTIGSAGEHTWRYRMWRHLCATYDGPCALVGPRETLHDKQADAPTSYAYAEPGFPRAHLAGWGEGWLHMAPLIRAAVREHRADVLLVSLGLIDLGFYTNAEQTAENVRSFTAEARAANPAVRMVWLPVIPNVRAADDPPFGAEVTAFNERLAKAAADLDTPSSPILLASVPDTWDLHTDTYDGTHPNARGEHKLAAAFATAMHQGWGVGGEYGARD; encoded by the coding sequence ATGCTTAGGTTCATGCCCGTGGGCGACTCGATGACGATCGGCAGCGCGGGCGAACACACATGGCGTTACCGCATGTGGCGGCACCTGTGCGCGACGTACGACGGCCCCTGCGCCCTGGTCGGCCCGCGCGAGACGCTCCACGACAAGCAGGCGGACGCGCCCACGTCGTACGCGTACGCCGAACCGGGCTTCCCGCGCGCCCATCTGGCCGGCTGGGGCGAGGGCTGGCTGCACATGGCCCCGCTGATCCGCGCGGCGGTGCGGGAGCACCGGGCGGACGTGCTGCTGGTCTCCCTGGGCCTGATCGACCTGGGCTTCTACACCAACGCCGAGCAGACCGCGGAGAACGTGCGGTCCTTCACGGCCGAGGCGCGCGCGGCGAACCCGGCGGTGCGGATGGTCTGGCTGCCGGTGATCCCCAACGTGCGCGCGGCGGACGACCCGCCCTTCGGCGCCGAGGTCACCGCCTTCAACGAACGCCTGGCGAAGGCGGCCGCCGACCTGGACACCCCGTCCTCCCCGATCCTCCTGGCCTCGGTCCCCGACACCTGGGATCTCCACACCGACACCTACGACGGCACCCACCCCAACGCACGCGGCGAACACAAACTGGCGGCGGCCTTCGCGACGGCGATGCATCAAGGGTGGGGGGTGGGCGGGGAGTACGGGGCCCGCGACTGA
- a CDS encoding helix-turn-helix domain-containing protein — MSTDYQRAREELGRRLRELRTECPDGRLTGTELAQRLDWPQSKVSKLENGRQTPTDDDLRAWTEAVGQPAAFAELRARLKGFESHIRSWRRQLAAGHGPVQERWNSLVDESRTLLMWENSTISGMVQTADYARHVFDRYTDLRCSPRDTEDAVRARMKRQEWLYRPGKQLKLLMWEGALWSKVCPPEVLVAQLDRLLGMVGMDTVHLGIVPLDSALRLPPANSFCMLDDRMVAVEDWHAELWLDDAETIALYRRVWDTLAESAVFGTDAQQVIARVRRSIKV, encoded by the coding sequence GTGAGCACGGACTATCAGAGGGCGCGCGAGGAACTGGGCCGAAGACTCAGGGAATTGCGTACCGAGTGCCCTGATGGCCGGCTCACCGGCACCGAACTGGCCCAGCGGCTGGACTGGCCGCAGTCGAAGGTCAGCAAGCTGGAGAACGGCAGGCAGACCCCGACGGACGACGACCTCCGCGCATGGACGGAGGCCGTCGGGCAGCCTGCCGCGTTCGCGGAACTGCGCGCCCGGCTGAAGGGCTTCGAAAGCCACATCCGCTCCTGGCGGCGCCAGCTCGCGGCAGGCCACGGCCCTGTCCAGGAGCGGTGGAACAGCCTCGTGGACGAGTCCCGCACCCTCCTCATGTGGGAGAACAGCACGATCAGCGGCATGGTCCAGACCGCCGACTACGCACGGCACGTCTTCGACCGCTACACGGACCTCCGGTGCTCCCCGCGAGACACCGAGGACGCGGTGCGAGCGCGCATGAAACGGCAGGAGTGGCTGTACCGGCCGGGCAAGCAGTTGAAGCTGCTCATGTGGGAGGGCGCCCTGTGGTCCAAGGTGTGCCCGCCGGAAGTGCTGGTCGCCCAACTGGACAGGCTGCTCGGCATGGTGGGCATGGACACCGTCCACCTCGGGATCGTCCCGTTGGACAGCGCCCTGCGCCTTCCGCCGGCCAACTCCTTCTGCATGCTGGACGACCGTATGGTCGCCGTCGAGGACTGGCACGCCGAACTCTGGCTCGACGACGCCGAAACGATTGCCCTCTACCGCCGCGTCTGGGACACCCTCGCCGAATCGGCGGTCTTCGGCACCGACGCCCAGCAAGTCATCGCCCGCGTCCGCCGAAGCATCAAGGTCTGA
- a CDS encoding cellulase family glycosylhydrolase, giving the protein MFRNLRRALCVAVAALLLPLAAGAQAVEAEAAAGAGYWHTSGRQILDSAGQPVRIAGINWFGFETADNVVHGLWSRDYKSMIDQMKSLGYNTLRIPYSDDILKSGTAPTGIDFSGGKNADLQELGSLGVLDRIVAYAGQGGLKVILDRHRPDAAGQSALWYTPAVPESTWIANLKALAARYRGQDTVIGIDLHNEPHDPACWGCGDTATDWRLAAERAGNAVLSVNPDLLILVEGVQTFNGVSGWWGGNLMGVAQYPVRLDVPGRLVYSAHDYATSVAQQSWFSDPSFPANMPGIWDRYWGYLFKQNIAPVWLGEFGTTLASTVDQRWLAALVDYLRPTSTYGGDSFHWTFWSWNPNSGDTGGILKDDWQTVDTVKDGYLASIKAPGFPAGGGGGGDDGGSTASCSATYTISSDWGGGFNADVKVTNTGTTALSSWKVTWTWSGAQQVTTMWNASYTQSGGTVTAVNAAHNGTVAPGTSASFGFGAAPGGAGAPAVSCTAT; this is encoded by the coding sequence ATGTTCCGCAACCTCCGCAGAGCGCTGTGCGTCGCCGTCGCGGCCCTGCTGCTCCCCCTGGCGGCAGGCGCGCAGGCGGTCGAGGCCGAGGCTGCCGCAGGTGCCGGCTACTGGCACACCAGCGGCCGCCAGATCCTCGACTCCGCCGGGCAGCCGGTCAGGATCGCCGGGATCAACTGGTTCGGCTTCGAGACCGCCGACAACGTCGTCCACGGCCTCTGGTCCCGCGACTACAAGAGCATGATCGACCAGATGAAGTCGCTCGGGTACAACACCCTCCGCATCCCGTACAGCGACGACATCCTCAAGAGCGGCACCGCCCCCACCGGCATCGACTTCAGCGGCGGCAAGAACGCCGACCTGCAAGAGCTCGGCTCCCTCGGCGTCCTGGACAGGATCGTCGCGTACGCCGGTCAGGGCGGCCTCAAGGTCATCCTCGACCGGCACCGCCCGGACGCCGCCGGGCAGTCGGCGCTCTGGTACACCCCGGCCGTGCCCGAGTCGACGTGGATCGCCAACCTCAAGGCGCTGGCGGCCCGTTACCGGGGCCAGGACACCGTCATCGGCATCGACCTGCACAACGAGCCGCACGATCCCGCCTGTTGGGGCTGCGGCGACACCGCGACCGACTGGCGGCTCGCCGCCGAGCGGGCCGGCAACGCGGTCCTCTCCGTCAACCCGGACCTGCTGATCCTCGTCGAGGGCGTGCAGACCTTCAACGGCGTCTCCGGCTGGTGGGGCGGCAATCTGATGGGCGTGGCCCAGTACCCGGTACGGCTCGACGTGCCCGGCCGGCTCGTGTACTCGGCCCACGACTACGCCACGAGCGTCGCCCAGCAGAGCTGGTTCAGCGATCCGTCGTTCCCCGCGAACATGCCGGGGATCTGGGACAGGTACTGGGGTTACCTCTTCAAGCAGAACATCGCGCCGGTCTGGCTGGGCGAGTTCGGCACGACGCTCGCCTCGACGGTGGACCAGCGGTGGCTGGCGGCCCTGGTGGACTACCTGCGGCCCACGTCGACGTACGGCGGCGACTCCTTCCACTGGACCTTCTGGTCCTGGAACCCCAACTCCGGTGACACGGGCGGCATTCTGAAGGACGACTGGCAGACCGTGGACACGGTGAAGGACGGCTACCTGGCGAGCATCAAGGCGCCGGGCTTCCCGGCCGGCGGGGGCGGTGGAGGGGATGACGGCGGTTCGACGGCTTCCTGCTCGGCCACGTACACGATCAGCAGCGACTGGGGCGGCGGCTTCAACGCGGACGTGAAGGTGACCAACACGGGGACGACGGCGCTCTCCTCCTGGAAGGTGACCTGGACCTGGAGCGGCGCACAGCAGGTCACGACCATGTGGAACGCGTCGTACACCCAGAGCGGCGGGACGGTGACGGCGGTCAACGCGGCGCACAACGGCACGGTGGCACCGGGCACGTCGGCGAGCTTCGGCTTCGGAGCGGCACCGGGCGGTGCGGGTGCACCGGCGGTGAGCTGCACGGCGACGTGA
- a CDS encoding FAD-binding and (Fe-S)-binding domain-containing protein, translating to MTDLEAALRDGVRGDVEFDVTARALVTMDASNYRRVPLGVVAPRDADDVAAVLEVCREHGVPVVARGGGTSIAGQATGTGVVLDFTRHMNRLLDLDPGTRTAVVQPGLVLDRLQEAAAPHGLRFGPDPSTHSRCTLGGMIGNNSCGAHSVAWGTTADSVRELAVVTARGARLRLGRGWSGAPDGLRALVDAELARLRTGFPDLPRRISGYALDALLPENGADVARSFCGSEGTLGVLTEAVVDLVRAPRARALAVLGYADESAAAEAAAGLLPYRPLTVEGMAADLVPSPVDLPRGGAWLFVETGGDTAEEARARAETVVRAADAVDADVVTDPARQRALWRIREDASGTATRMPDHSEAWPGWEDCAVPPARLGAYLRDFRELLAGHGLRGTPYGHFGDGCIHVRIDFDLLTAAGVGRFRVFSEELADLVVAHGGSLSGEHGDGQARAELLPRMYGPELVALFERAKAVWDPDDLLNPGMLVRPAPLDSNLRFAVLPREPVDVAFGYPSDGGDFSAAVRRCVGVAKCRTTEVTGAAVMCPSFRATGEEAHSTRGRARLLHEMLAGELVTDGWRSTEVRDALDLCLSCKGCRTDCPVGVDMATYKAEFLHHHYAGRRRPAAHLSMGRLPQWLRWASRTRVVPLLNALAAMGPLARLAKAVGGIAPERAIPRLARETFSRWWSRRRPASGGVGGRSGGTSSGGEPTGVRGGEPGDGSGGRPDGEPGGGLGREPGGESAGAAVREPVGTAVPEPVGTAVREPDGDLVVLWPDTFTEHLSPSVGRAAVRVLEAAGLRVALPPTLRMRGRPVGDGRTRSPIALSAVLLGGRRDRVCCGLTYVSTGQLDRARAVLRRTLDLMEPVLETAAPVVVLEPSCAAALRTDLPELLADDPRAAALAARVLTFAETLERYAPHWRPPRVDRPAVGQTHCHQHAVLGAAADRRLRAAAGITGELSGGCCGLAGDFGFTKGHFEVSVSCAEEQLLPAVRSAPPGAVVLADGYSCRTQVEQLAGVRGEHLAEVLAAALDASGDGG from the coding sequence ATGACGGATCTGGAAGCCGCGCTGCGCGACGGCGTCCGGGGTGACGTGGAGTTCGATGTCACGGCCCGGGCTCTGGTCACCATGGACGCCTCCAACTACCGCCGGGTGCCGCTGGGCGTCGTCGCGCCCCGGGACGCCGACGACGTCGCCGCCGTACTGGAGGTGTGCCGGGAGCACGGCGTGCCGGTCGTGGCGCGCGGCGGCGGGACGTCGATCGCGGGGCAGGCGACCGGTACGGGCGTGGTGCTGGACTTCACCCGGCACATGAACCGGCTGCTCGACCTCGACCCCGGCACCCGTACGGCCGTCGTGCAGCCGGGGCTGGTCCTCGACCGGCTCCAGGAGGCCGCCGCCCCGCACGGGCTGCGGTTCGGCCCCGACCCGTCCACGCACAGCCGCTGCACGCTCGGCGGGATGATCGGCAACAACTCGTGCGGCGCGCACTCGGTGGCCTGGGGCACGACCGCCGACAGCGTGCGCGAGCTGGCGGTCGTCACCGCGCGCGGCGCGCGTCTGCGGTTGGGCCGGGGGTGGTCCGGCGCGCCGGACGGGCTGCGCGCCCTGGTCGACGCCGAACTGGCGCGCCTGCGCACCGGATTCCCCGACCTGCCCCGCCGTATCTCCGGATACGCGCTGGACGCGCTGCTGCCCGAGAACGGCGCCGACGTCGCCCGTTCCTTCTGCGGCTCGGAGGGCACGCTCGGCGTGCTGACGGAGGCGGTCGTGGACCTCGTACGGGCACCACGCGCGCGTGCCCTCGCGGTGCTGGGGTACGCCGACGAGAGCGCGGCGGCGGAGGCGGCGGCGGGGCTGCTGCCGTACCGCCCCCTGACGGTGGAGGGCATGGCCGCCGATCTGGTGCCGTCTCCGGTCGATCTTCCGCGCGGCGGGGCCTGGCTGTTCGTCGAGACGGGCGGTGACACCGCGGAGGAGGCACGCGCGCGTGCGGAGACGGTCGTGCGGGCGGCGGACGCCGTCGACGCGGACGTCGTCACCGATCCGGCCCGGCAGCGGGCGCTGTGGCGGATCCGGGAGGACGCGAGCGGTACGGCGACCCGGATGCCGGACCATTCCGAGGCGTGGCCCGGCTGGGAGGACTGCGCGGTGCCGCCGGCCCGGCTGGGCGCCTATCTGCGGGACTTCCGGGAGCTGCTCGCCGGGCACGGGCTGCGCGGGACGCCGTACGGGCACTTCGGGGACGGGTGCATCCACGTCCGGATCGACTTCGATCTGCTGACCGCGGCGGGCGTCGGCCGGTTCCGGGTCTTCTCCGAGGAACTCGCCGACCTGGTGGTGGCGCACGGCGGTTCGCTGTCGGGGGAGCACGGCGACGGGCAGGCGCGCGCGGAGCTGCTGCCGCGGATGTACGGCCCCGAGCTGGTCGCCCTCTTCGAGCGGGCCAAGGCCGTCTGGGACCCGGACGACCTCCTCAACCCCGGCATGCTGGTCCGGCCCGCGCCCCTCGACTCGAACCTCCGCTTCGCCGTCCTGCCCCGCGAACCGGTCGACGTGGCCTTCGGCTACCCGTCCGACGGCGGCGACTTCTCGGCGGCGGTACGGCGGTGCGTCGGGGTCGCGAAATGCCGTACGACGGAGGTGACCGGGGCCGCCGTGATGTGCCCGTCGTTCCGGGCGACGGGCGAGGAGGCCCACTCCACGCGCGGGCGGGCCCGTCTGCTGCACGAGATGCTCGCCGGTGAGCTGGTGACGGACGGCTGGCGGTCGACCGAGGTGCGCGACGCGCTGGACCTGTGCCTGTCGTGCAAGGGGTGCCGGACGGACTGCCCGGTGGGCGTGGACATGGCCACGTACAAGGCGGAGTTCCTGCACCACCACTACGCCGGACGCCGACGCCCGGCCGCGCACCTCAGCATGGGCAGGCTGCCGCAGTGGCTGCGCTGGGCGTCCCGTACGCGTGTGGTGCCCCTCCTCAACGCGCTGGCCGCCATGGGGCCGTTGGCGCGCCTGGCGAAGGCGGTCGGCGGCATCGCACCGGAGCGGGCGATCCCGCGGCTGGCGAGGGAGACGTTCAGCCGGTGGTGGAGCCGCCGGCGGCCCGCGTCCGGCGGGGTGGGCGGAAGATCGGGTGGGACGTCGTCGGGTGGTGAGCCGACCGGGGTGCGTGGTGGTGAACCGGGCGATGGCTCGGGCGGGAGGCCTGATGGGGAGCCGGGGGGCGGCCTGGGCCGGGAGCCGGGTGGAGAGTCGGCCGGTGCGGCGGTCCGGGAGCCGGTCGGGACGGCGGTCCCGGAGCCGGTCGGGACGGCGGTCCGGGAGCCGGACGGGGACCTCGTCGTGTTGTGGCCGGACACCTTCACCGAGCATCTCTCACCCTCCGTCGGGCGGGCCGCCGTGCGGGTGCTGGAGGCGGCCGGGCTGCGGGTGGCGTTGCCGCCGACGCTGCGGATGCGCGGGCGGCCGGTCGGGGACGGGCGTACGAGGTCCCCGATCGCCCTGTCGGCCGTTCTGCTCGGCGGGCGCCGGGACCGGGTCTGCTGCGGGCTGACGTACGTCTCCACCGGCCAGCTCGACCGGGCGCGCGCGGTGCTGCGGCGCACGCTGGACCTGATGGAACCGGTGCTGGAGACGGCCGCGCCGGTGGTGGTCCTGGAGCCGAGTTGCGCCGCCGCGCTCCGCACCGATCTGCCCGAGCTGCTGGCGGACGATCCGCGGGCCGCGGCGCTCGCCGCCCGGGTGCTGACCTTCGCGGAGACGCTGGAGCGGTACGCGCCGCACTGGCGGCCGCCGCGGGTGGACCGTCCCGCGGTCGGCCAGACCCACTGCCACCAGCACGCCGTCCTCGGCGCCGCGGCCGACCGCAGGCTGCGCGCGGCCGCCGGCATCACCGGTGAGCTGAGCGGCGGCTGCTGCGGGCTCGCGGGCGACTTCGGCTTCACGAAGGGCCACTTCGAGGTGTCGGTGTCCTGCGCGGAGGAACAGCTCCTGCCGGCCGTGCGCTCGGCGCCGCCCGGTGCGGTGGTCCTGGCGGACGGGTACTCCTGCCGGACGCAGGTGGAGCAGTTGGCGGGGGTGCGCGGGGAGCATCTGGCGGAGGTGCTCGCGGCGGCGCTGGACGCCTCGGGGGACGGCGGGTGA
- a CDS encoding DUF6879 family protein: protein MARRLRFNGTGSGVTGCPSVHEDLDSGEVIVHGPPLTDADDLAQLQHFSEGEVAVVVPRDLLVDWTPKERDRQARTIDRDEFQSLFGKFEHTAWRLETRRRYASDEKNERWRQFVDTGSVGDDWADAPEVRWFRDTIRAQTEQGKRMERVRIVDQPATLGQRYLLSSAKGNIGFGEDIRNLWRADADRLRLPAEDFWLFDSRLVALLRFDDADELTHVDLITEPAEVVRCCMVRDAAWHHAVPWKRFTAELDSDT, encoded by the coding sequence ATGGCACGTCGGTTGCGGTTCAACGGGACCGGGAGCGGGGTCACCGGATGCCCGTCGGTGCACGAGGACTTGGACAGTGGCGAGGTGATCGTCCATGGTCCTCCGCTCACCGACGCGGACGACCTGGCGCAGCTCCAGCACTTCTCGGAGGGGGAGGTCGCCGTCGTGGTCCCGCGTGATCTGCTCGTGGACTGGACCCCGAAGGAGCGGGACCGGCAGGCGCGGACGATCGATCGGGACGAGTTCCAGAGCCTGTTCGGCAAGTTCGAGCACACGGCGTGGCGGTTGGAGACCCGGCGGAGGTACGCGAGCGACGAGAAGAACGAGCGCTGGAGGCAGTTCGTGGACACCGGCTCGGTCGGCGACGACTGGGCCGACGCCCCGGAGGTCAGGTGGTTCCGCGACACGATCCGCGCGCAGACCGAGCAGGGCAAGCGCATGGAACGCGTGCGCATCGTGGATCAGCCCGCCACGCTCGGCCAGCGCTACCTCCTCAGCAGCGCCAAGGGAAACATCGGCTTCGGTGAGGACATCCGCAACCTGTGGCGGGCCGACGCCGACCGACTCCGCCTCCCCGCCGAGGACTTCTGGCTGTTCGACAGCCGCCTCGTCGCGCTCCTGCGGTTCGACGACGCCGACGAACTCACACACGTGGATCTGATCACGGAGCCCGCCGAGGTGGTGCGCTGCTGCATGGTGCGGGACGCGGCCTGGCATCACGCCGTACCGTGGAAGCGGTTCACGGCCGAGTTGGACAGCGACACGTAG